The sequence GTCATCCGTTACGTCTTTCAAAGTCCAGTTCTGTCTTGATTGTGGAAATAGGGTTTAAGTAATATTGGTAAACATAtgcatataatataattaatgctAAACAACACTTAAAGAAGCATTTACttaatttgtttttagattagaagaaaaaaaaaacactttattcagaAGACCGCCGTGGCATTTatatgttcatatttttttttttttttttttaatggaaatcATCTTTTGTAGTTTTGaagtggctcttaaaagagcctttgggGGTTTTTATGACTGATGCAGCTGTGGATTTAAGCGCGCTCTCCGCGAATGCGGCGGGCCAGCTGAATGTCTTTGGGCATGATGGTGACTCTCTTGGCGTGGATAGCGCACAAGTTGGTGTCTTCAAACAGACCGACCAAATAAGCCTCACTAGCCTCCTGCAGGGCCATGACAGCCGAGCTCTGGAAGCGAAGATCAGTCTTGAAATCTTGAGCGATTTCTCTGACCAGACGCTGGAATGGCAGTTTACGAATCAGCAGTTCAGTGGATTTCTGGTAACGGCGAATCTCTCTCAGTGCCACGGTACCGGGCCTGTAACGATGGGGCTTCTTGACGCCACCGGTAGCTGGTGCGCTCTTACGAGCAGCTTTAGTAGCTAGCTGCTTCCTCGGGGCTTTTCCTCCGGTGGACTTACGAGCGGTCTGTTTGGTTCTTGCCATTGTATCAAACGAGCTCTACTGCTTAAAATAAAACCAACGTATGAACAGTTCACTGGCTCGCAGTGCTTATTTAAAGCACAGGGCTGCCATGCGCTCATTGGACGGCTTACTTCAGAGGCATTCGATTGGTTATTGCCTATAGTAGTTGGCCAATGGCTGTGCGCCACCTgttttcaaacaagagatgacAGCTTGTTTCCCGCCCAAACGTTCTTGTTTCTCTTTGTATGCGTAGATACTTATCACCACGTTAaatatttaagattttatttttttgtgtttaaattatatacaattataCCAGTTTAATTCTTTTTAGCCATGCTAGTAAATCTATACgcacttttaaaaatgcacaaatTCAAATACAAGAAGAAAACAGCAAGGACCATATGTATTTTCAGTGAAACGTATTTATGAATATAACGTCAGATAAAGTAGTTTACATAAACTTAAATCTGGCAAAAAGGTTAAGGCTGTTGAATACAAGAAATGTAGACTCATTAACAtccatctgtttttgttttttttttactagactaaataaaaataaaaataaatgacgataaataaatgaaaataaaaaaaaaataaataaataaaaaaaatcaaataaagatACAATGAATGTAATTTACTCTCACGGGGAGAAATtgggtggctcttaaaagagccttttGTTTAAGGAGAACCTCCAGTCAGTTTATTTG is a genomic window of Megalobrama amblycephala isolate DHTTF-2021 linkage group LG3, ASM1881202v1, whole genome shotgun sequence containing:
- the LOC125265264 gene encoding histone H3-like, whose translation is MARTKQTARKSTGGKAPRKQLATKAARKSAPATGGVKKPHRYRPGTVALREIRRYQKSTELLIRKLPFQRLVREIAQDFKTDLRFQSSAVMALQEASEAYLVGLFEDTNLIISAVMSGRGKGGKGLGKGGAKRHRKVLRDNIQGITKPAIRRLARRGGVKRISGLIYEETRGVLKVFLENVIRDAVTYTEHAKRKTVTAMDVVYALKRQGRTLYGFGG